A genomic window from Lotus japonicus ecotype B-129 chromosome 1, LjGifu_v1.2 includes:
- the LOC130734033 gene encoding histone H4, which yields MSGRGKGGKGLGKGGAKRHRKVLRDNIQGITKPAIRRLARRGGVKRISGLIYEETRGVLKIFLENVIRDAVTYTEHARRKTVTAMDVVYALKRQGRTLYGFGG from the coding sequence ATGTCGGGTCGTGGAAAGGGAGGCAAGGGATTGGGAAAGGGAGGAGCAAAGAGGCATCGCAAGGTGCTGCGCGACAACATCCAGGGAATCACGAAGCCGGCGATTCGGAGATTGGCGAGAAGAGGCGGAGTGAAGAGAATCAGTGGCTTGATCTATGAGGAAACCAGAGGGGTGCTCAAGATTTTTCTCGAGAATGTGATTCGTGATGCGGTTACATACACCGAGCATGCGAGGAGGAAGACTGTTACTGCTATGGATGTTGTTTATGCTCTTAAGAGGCAGGGAAGGACCCTCTATGGATTCGGGGGTTGA